A stretch of Mesorhizobium sp. L-2-11 DNA encodes these proteins:
- a CDS encoding IS6 family transposase, which translates to MFRGRHFDRSVILVCVRWYLAYGLSLRDLKEMMAQRGISVDHSTIHRWVVHFSPLLLERFNRRKRAATGKWHVDETYIKVRGQWMYLYRAIDSVGDTVEFYFSEHRDLPAAKRFFRKALERHGRPDRVVIDGSQTNQEAIVSCDTTHRLQDRCRRRPKPIRIRQSQYLNNRIEQDHRRIKRRVRPMLGFKSPAAASIILDGIEMLHMMRKRQARFAFNPNPSLAEQFDILAAA; encoded by the coding sequence ATGTTCAGAGGCCGGCATTTCGACCGATCGGTCATCCTGGTGTGCGTTCGCTGGTATCTGGCATATGGACTGAGCCTGCGCGATTTGAAGGAGATGATGGCCCAGCGTGGCATTAGCGTTGATCATTCGACGATCCATCGCTGGGTTGTTCACTTCTCGCCCTTGCTGCTGGAGCGCTTCAACCGGCGCAAGCGCGCAGCGACCGGCAAATGGCATGTTGATGAAACCTACATCAAGGTCCGAGGGCAGTGGATGTATCTCTACCGCGCTATCGACAGCGTCGGCGACACGGTCGAATTCTATTTCAGCGAACATCGGGATTTGCCGGCGGCCAAGCGTTTCTTCAGGAAAGCGCTGGAGCGCCATGGGCGTCCCGATCGTGTCGTCATCGATGGTAGCCAGACCAACCAGGAGGCGATCGTTTCCTGCGATACGACACATCGATTGCAGGATCGCTGCAGGCGCCGACCGAAGCCGATCCGAATCCGCCAAAGCCAATACTTGAACAACCGGATCGAGCAGGACCATCGGCGGATCAAGCGCCGTGTTCGGCCGATGCTCGGCTTCAAATCTCCCGCAGCCGCAAGCATCATCCTCGACGGCATCGAAATGCTTCACATGATGCGCAAACGACAGGCGAGGTTCGCCTTCAACCCAAATCCGTCATTGGCCGAGCAGTTCGATATCCTCGCCGCCGCATAA
- a CDS encoding MucR family transcriptional regulator: MTEESDRPAAELAELTAEIVSAYVSKNPVPATGLPELIASVHMSLSGLGTPMAPVVEPQTPAVNPKKSVTPDFIICLEDGKKFKSLKRHLSTDFGLTPDAYREKWGLPRDYPMTAPNYAAQRSQLAKSIGLGRKAEPVAPAKKAPAKRKAKVSATT; the protein is encoded by the coding sequence TTGACAGAAGAATCCGACCGCCCCGCCGCCGAACTAGCCGAGCTTACTGCGGAGATTGTGTCCGCCTACGTAAGTAAGAACCCTGTGCCGGCTACCGGCCTGCCTGAACTAATCGCATCCGTGCACATGTCTCTGTCCGGGCTTGGTACGCCGATGGCGCCTGTCGTTGAGCCGCAAACTCCCGCGGTCAACCCGAAGAAGTCGGTGACGCCAGACTTCATTATCTGCCTTGAAGACGGCAAGAAGTTCAAATCCCTGAAGCGGCACCTTAGCACGGACTTCGGTCTGACGCCGGACGCCTATCGCGAGAAATGGGGCTTGCCGCGCGACTATCCGATGACGGCTCCGAATTACGCCGCTCAGCGCTCGCAACTGGCGAAGTCCATCGGGCTTGGCCGCAAGGCTGAACCCGTCGCACCAGCCAAGAAGGCACCTGCGAAGCGGAAAGCCAAAGTGTCCGCCACCACCTGA